In Centroberyx gerrardi isolate f3 chromosome 7, fCenGer3.hap1.cur.20231027, whole genome shotgun sequence, the sequence tcactgtgtgtgtgtgtgtgtgtttatgtgtgtgtgtgtgtgtgttatgtcatCTGCCGCTGCCAATGTCATACATCCCCCACcgccaccatcatcaccaccactacTGTcaccatcactgtgtgtgtgtgtgtacgtgtctgtgtgtgtgagagagaaagagagagagacctgcatttagatttagatgtgtctgttgctgtgtctgttTATTGTCACTGTGTTTTTATCGTTTTTGACATTTTGCGTCTCTTACGTTGTGGTTTGCAGCTGCGTCTAAGAAGTGGGTTGTTGTCTTCTTCCTAGTTTAGGAGGTTGGGTTTCAAAGGTCATGTCTTGATGATTCACGGGTCAACCTTGATGATTACATAGATGCCATTAGGAACACTaaccacctgcacacacacagaaacacacacacacacacacacacacagaaacacacacacacgaaactGCATGTGAGCACATTGCAGATTCCATATAGATCATCAGATTATGCTTCTCTGTGACCTCAATTATCGCCCCCTATCATTCTACTTTCAGTTtatctctccattcctctttctctctccatctctagtTTTGaatctacattttttttcacattttatttcacaTGCTGTCCTCATTTCACTGGTTTCCTTCTGCAACTGTCTCTGTCAACGACACCATCTCAGAGCTAAGGCTCCTTAACCgcttgaaaaaatgaaatgaaaatgaaatgggcTCGAGgcattattattaatgtttcggcatttttgcttttaattGATAGTtaacagtagagagacaggaaagatgggagagagggggatgacaagTGACAAatgtcccaggccagattcaaacctaGGACATGGCAGGCACATGGTATGGTTGAACCACCAGGATGCCCCTTAAACCAACGTTTTGACCTGCATGatactcctttctctctcttggctACCGTTCCTGTCTCTTCTACTTTCACAAATAAAGCAGAGATGTAAAGATATGAAAGAAGGGGCAACGCCTGGCTGGCTGGAATGCAGAGGACAAATCCAGTAGTTATCCCAGTTTAATGGCTGGGCGCAGGACTGGGCTCGGGCTCGGGCACGGCAACATCTGGTGCGCTTTGCCTCGCTGCGATCTGGCTTATCCGTCCTCTAGTGGGCTCCGTGTGAGCTACCTCAGGCTGCCCTGCAGGGCTGGGAGCAGGTGTCAGGCGGGCAGAGGCAGCAGGGTTCACAGCAGCATCCGGCCCCGGGCCTCCACACCTTGccaggggagagacaggagagacggaggggggTCAGACGAAGCCCTGTGGATGCTCCCTgccaacagagagaaagagagaggaaggaaagcagAGACGAGTCAGCAAACAGAAGCACCATAATATGATTTCAGTCTGAACACGCTCCGGTGATGGAGacgagggggggagagggaggtagaagcaaagagaggaaggggattGGATGACGGTAATGTCACTGTCAAGGAATGAAGGATGGATATGGAAGTAAACAGGAtaggggaaggagaggatcaAGTGAGATGGAAATGAGaggtgaaacagagaaagacagatagtgtgagagagccAGGGAAGACAGGAAAGCTGGAAGTTGCGTGATGAGATTAAAACGCGTCGCCGGTGTCATAAATAAGGGTGAAATCCACGCTCGATTACTCTGTGTTGTCGTGTTTGACAGCGGCAGCTTTCCGCCGCGTGGCCCACCAAGCCTCTGCTTTGGCAACACGCGCCTCGCTGCTATGACGCACAGCTCGCTTAACAAGACAGAGGGGATccgaacacaaacacagcgcTCCACATAGAGCAATTTCACGGAAAATAGAGCCAGGCTACTTAGCTCTCTTCCTGGATGTTATGTGGCGCCGTAAACAGCAGCGCCAAGGTTCATGCGGTGGCCAAGGTTGGCTTGCTTCACAGAGGACACTTTTCAATACCTTGTTTGTCTGACCTGCCAAGTCCACTCAGCTGCACTGCCTCTTTTCAGTGTGCTTTATTTCACTTCATCCCAGAGAATTTCCAACAGCGAGGTTTATAGACTTGTTTATGTCAGCCATAATTGTGGGAAAGTGAGTCAAAGCAATAAGCTCTGTATGTAAACCTTCCTTTGTGGGGTTGGACATTGAAATACATAGAGGCCCCACACATGGCAGGCCTTTCATTATCAACTGCAGTTATTAAACTGACTTAACTGAGTCAGGCTCCTGTATATATTTAACAGTGCTGTTGTTAACAGAAAGGACCGAACTGTAAGAGCCCCGTCCCACATGCACGCACGACATTGGTGAGCTGGAGGGGCGTTACGGGCACAGCTAGGCGTTTGTTCATAGGGACAGAGAGTGTACTGTACACAGTGACTTGTTCTAGAGGTGAAGTGTAGACCTGCAGTCCGTCCGGCCCCGGTTCTGCTCTCAGGCGGGGTCGGCTCCCTGTCTGGCACCCCAGGGACcagcatgggggggggggggggaggggactGGAAAGCGGAGGGGAGTTTCCGGCCTGACAGTCTGGGCTCCATGGTCCCTCTGTCTGTGAGGCTGAATGGCCATACACGGCACACACGGGTTAGAGATGGCATCTCAAACACAACATAACATTGCGTATCGTGTGTAAGCAGGACATACATTTAAAAGAAATCCTACGTCAAAAGTCTAACATTAAGTAATTAAGTTCACCAACAAACATGAATCAAACGACTGTTCTCAATCACTTGCCAGTCTGTGCACTGTAGGCATCTAATGAGAAAGATGTAAAGTTACATAATGAgacttcctctgctctcctgacTGTggcttgacctttgacctgaccGGTATCGAGCACTGAAACTCGCTGTTGGCTTAGAGGCCAACTGGGCAGCAACCCTAATGAAGTCATTAGCGAGGGACCAGTCCAGTATGAATATTGAACATTTGACCAAAGTCACTTCATTAATAAAGCTTTGAAAAACTTCAACAAGAATTTAGCAGGATGCTCAAAGCATCACTCATAACACAGTATTAAGCAaatctttcttctcctccctctatgtgtgtgcgtgtgtgtgtgtgtgtgtgtgtgtgtgtgtgtgtgtgtgtgtgtttgtttacagatCCGGCGCCGGAGGCCTACACCTGCAACACTGTTCAGAGTAGCCGACCAGTCATCTCCTGAGGATGACCAGTCCACCCACCAGGTAAAGGTGAAGTCAAAACACTTTTCTTTCAAACCTTTTTTAAGGAGTCTGAACATTCTCATCTGACCTCCTTCttccatttttgtattttttccactATCCATCCACTATCCTATCCACTATCTTAAAAATCCACCCACACAGTACCATTCTGGATTTGTGATTTTGCCATTTCATCATTTAACTTTTTAAATAGTCTTGTGCCGTGTGTTTGCATTGTTTCTACCAGCCTTGTAAATATGAGCTTCACACTGGTATTTACACCAAAATGTTCtaaatgttttctctcctcctgtgcaCAGTGGGTCGTAGGAGAGAACGGAGTGCTCAAACCAAAACGTGTCAATCCAAACGTGTACCAGCCGCCGTCACTCAAAGGTCGGTGCTAGAGTTAATAATGCTGCAGGTGTTTGTTGTGTGCGTTGTGAATCATCCTTGTGTTAAAGCCCTTTTGTTTTACCTGGCTTCGCTGCAGTAAATCGCTTCCTTGCTTGCCATGCTTCATCATTACAGGCAAGGGCAAAAATGCATGTGACAGATGGGTAGATATGCATTACAATccttttggtttttttttaaagtgcatGCGCATGTGTGAATCTGTACATAGGTGTGTTTCTATGAACATCCGCACTGAGTGTACACTGAACTGCAGGGTccatatatctgtgtgtgacagagagagagagagagagggagagagagattagagcgTGACAGCTGTGAGACACTGAGTGTGAGTCTAGGCAAGTCTGGATCATCCAGGATTACAGTGTGCCGTGTATACAGCTgcgacacacacagacacacacacacacacatacaggcatgtTAGAAATACAggcatgaacacatacacaaaacccTCTCTTGTACAGCTATGAATGCGGCTTCCTACAGTGCTTGTGTGTCAGTGGTAGCATGTGGTCGTTAAAGTAGTTTTTTCTTTCGGTTTGTCAGCAGCGGTTCATTAAATGGGGATTTCTGGGTGTGTGTCGCATGTAGAGTGATAATACAATGAGCCAGGAAGCCTTGTTCCTGTATCAGAAATCTGCCCTTCATCAGCtcagatgcagagagagagagagagggagagagagagagagagagagagagagaggtctagCTCACTATGATTTCTAATTGCATAACGTACCTTAAGCTAGAATAAGTGACCTGTCCCACTGCCGCACtatgtatttgagtgtgtgtgagagagagagagagagagagagagtgagagagagagagagagagagagagagagagagggaggccaaGGTGACctagagaaagggagagggagtagAGGGAATATcacaaaagagaagagagtgtATGgagataaatagagagagacagagagagagagagagagagagagagagagagaacggcgTGAGTCAGCATTGCTAACAGGGTGGGCAGCCGAGGATAGAGAAGGGTAGAAACAAACAGATGGGGAAAACGGGGCGAGAGACGGGATAGAAAACACCGGCGAGGAGAGAGCGCTCTACACAGCCGTTATGTTACTGTAAAAAAATCACACACGCTGTTAcagtgtctgcctgcctgtctgcctgcctgtctgtctgtcagtgcaTGCGCTTAATTggcttcctgcctgcctgtgtgtgtgtctgcctgcctggcgTGCGTTCAAACACGCCCGTGAGGCTTGATAAAAACTGACAGTGTTGAAGCGTGGTAAAACCAAAACAACATATCCCTCTATCCCTgtgtccatgtgtttgtgtggtcgtcttcctctgtgtgctgtacctgtgtgtgtgtgtgtgtgtgtgtgtgtgtgtgtgtgtgtgtgggcgggtgcAGCTGTGCAGAAGATGGCTGAAGCACATATGCAGAACCTAGGTGTCTACCCTCCTTTGGAAGACCCTTCTGAAGGGGAGGAGTATGAGGAccactggcagagagaggagggagtggaCACACCTCCCACCAAAGCTGCTGGTGAGAGGGAAGCTCTCTGTCAACCGGGACCAACGTATACTGTCAGCAGCAACTCTGTGTACAATGTGTACAGTGGCAGCAAGGATGATGCGGGTGgtttttaaaaaggaaaaacccaccctaaaacactgttaaaagcaactgttggtgatgtaccttgcattcctgggtgctttttgttgtttttcgtATTCCCCTGGATAGGTAGGCAAAcgtccagcacagct encodes:
- the ppp1r1b gene encoding protein phosphatase 1 regulatory subunit 1B isoform X1, translated to MEPSVSTEVDDEPKERKKIHFAVPASAPTNLDPRQVEMIRRRRPTPATLFRVADQSSPEDDQSTHQVKWVVGENGVLKPKRVNPNVYQPPSLKAVQKMAEAHMQNLGVYPPLEDPSEGEEYEDHWQREEGVDTPPTKAADHQETATTEQPAKVSSVRETAKQIQAEEEEEEEEEEKEEEKDKIKATSMEENSRGSN
- the ppp1r1b gene encoding protein phosphatase 1 regulatory subunit 1B isoform X2, with translation MEPSVSTEVDDEPKERKKIHFAVPASAPTNLDPRQVEMIRRRRPTPATLFRVADQSSPEDDQSTHQWVVGENGVLKPKRVNPNVYQPPSLKAVQKMAEAHMQNLGVYPPLEDPSEGEEYEDHWQREEGVDTPPTKAADHQETATTEQPAKVSSVRETAKQIQAEEEEEEEEEEKEEEKDKIKATSMEENSRGSN